The following coding sequences lie in one Spinacia oleracea cultivar Varoflay chromosome 1, BTI_SOV_V1, whole genome shotgun sequence genomic window:
- the LOC110793892 gene encoding transcription factor MYB60 translates to MGRPPCCDKDGIKKGPWTPEEDIILVSYIQEHGPGNWRSVPTNTGLQRCSKSCRLRWTNYLRPGIKRGNFTPHEEGMIIHLQTLLGNKWAAIASYLPQRTDNDIKNYWNTHLKKKLKRFQSSFPQEPPATTSFSSSLTKCINDNDNDDNNDNYHHHYIHKNDNNPSVDVDHNMAVTPPPAPPLPQPPSSSSTCYASSTENISRLLESWMKCSPLSKPKLEVGNNYHNDDDDNNNNNDNNNDDDNDNDNDEEDHFETMLSFHNNLNDNDNDNDNDNDKVVDMITTITATGEDSNEGVKDYIDDDDEGDNPPLTFLEKWLLDESTTSRQVAQEILQLPSIF, encoded by the exons ATGGGAAGACCTCCTTGTTGTGACAAAGATGGCATCAAGAAAGGTCCTTGGACTCCTGAAGAAGACATCATTCTCGTCTCTTACATTCAAGAACATGGTCCTGGGAATTGGAGATCTGTACCTACCAATACAG GATTACAAAGGTGTAGCAAGAGTTGTAGGTTAAGATGGACGAATTATCTTAGGCCAGGGATCAAACGGGGCAATTTTACGCCTCACGAAGAAGGAATGATTATTCATTTGCAAACATTATTGGGAAACAA ATGGGCAGCAATTGCTTCATATCTACCTCAAAGAACAGATAATGACATCAAGAACTATTGGAACACTCACTTGAAGAAGAAACTTAAGAGATTCCAATCATCCTTCCCGCAAGAGCCACCAGCAACAACCTCATTTTCTTCATCACTCACCAAATGTATCAACGACAACGACAACGACGACAACAACGATaattatcatcatcattataTCCACAAGAACGACAACAACCCTAGTGTTGATGTTGATCATAACATGGCCGTAACACCACCACCGGCGCCACCGCTGCCTCAACCACCATCATCGTCGTCAACATGTTATGCCTCGAGCACCGAGAATATCTCGAGGCTTCTCGAAAGCTGGATGAAGTGCTCTCCGTTGTCCAAACCTAAGCTAGAAGTTGGCAACAATTACCACAACGACGAcgacgacaacaacaacaacaatgacaataacaatgatgatgataatgataatgataatgatgaagaAGATCACTTTGAGACAATGTTGTCGTTTCACAACAACCTTAACGATAACGATAACGACAACGACAACGATAATGATAAGGTTGTTGACATGATCACTACTATTACTGCAACTGGGGAGGATTCTAATGAAGGTGTAAAGGATTATATTGATGATGACGACGAAGGAGATAATCCTCCATTAACATTTCTAGAGAAATGGCTTTTGGATGAATCAACTACGTCTCGTCAAGTTGCTCAAGAAATCTTGCAGCTACCATCCATTTTCTGA
- the LOC110793893 gene encoding probable aldo-keto reductase 2, translated as MAGVKKMKLGSQGLEVSVQGLGCAGIVRPPKPEDEIIALIHHAINSGITFLDTADIYGPFTSEILVGKALKGGMREKVQLATKFGFKLVDGKMEVQGDPAYVRAACEASLKRLDVDCIDLYYQHRVDTRIPIEATMGELKKLVKEGKIKYIGLSEASAATIRRAHAIHPITAVQMEWSLWTRDLEEEIVPTCRELGIGIVAYSPLGRGFFSVGPKVVENFYEGDYRKNIPRFLPENLEHNKHVFERVSEMAARKGCTASQLALAWVHHQGGDVCPIPGTSKINNLNQNIAALSVQLTPDEIAELESFASADNVRGDRFWTKTYSWLDSDTPPLSSSQTS; from the exons ATGGCGGGGGTTAAGAAGATGAAGTTAGGGTCACAAGGTTTAGAGGTATCCGTTCAAGGACTTGGGTGTGCAGGAATAGTTCGACCTCCAAAGCCAGAAGATGAGATCATTGCTCTTATTCATCATGCCATTAATTCCGGCATCACTTTTCTTGACACTGCTGATATTTATGGCCCTTTTACCAGTGAAATTCTTGTCGGCAAG GCTCTGAAAGGAGGGATGAGAGAAAAGGTGCAACTGGCGACCAAATTTGGATTTAAACTAGTTGATGGTAAAATGGAGGTGCAGGGTGATCCTGCTTATGTGAGGGCTGCTTGTGAGGCTAGCTTGAAAAGACTTGATGTTGATTGCATAGACCTGTATTATCAGCACCGTGTTGATACCCGTATTCCGATTGAAGCCACG ATGGGCGAACTAAAGAAACTGGTTAAAGAGGGGAAGATTAAGTACATTGGTCTATCAGAAGCGTCGGCTGCGACAATCAGGAGAGCTCATGCTATCCACCCCATAACAGCTGTGCAGATGGAGTGGTCTTTGTGGACACGAGATTTAGAGGAAGAAATAGTGCCTACTTGTAG AGAACTTGGCATCGGGATTGTTGCATACAGCCCTTTAGGCCGTGGATTCTTTTCTGTGGGGCCCAAGGTGGTTGAAAATTTCTACGAAGGTGACTACCGAAAG AATATACCGAGGTTCCTGCCTGAAAACCTTGAGCATAACAAACATGTATTTGAACGAGTTAGCGAAATGGCAGCAAGGAAAGGTTGCACTGCATCGCAGCTTGCTCTTGCTTGGGTTCATCATCAAGGTGGTGATGTTTGTCCTATCCCAGGCACAagcaagatcaacaatctgaaCCAAAACATTGCAGCCTTGTCAGTGCAACTTACACCtgatgaaatagctgaactcgaGTCTTTTGCCTCTGCTGATAATGTCAGGGGTGATAGATTCTGGACAAAAACCTATTCTTGGCTGGATTCTGATACTCCACCTTTATCTTCTTCACAAACTTCATAG